Proteins from a genomic interval of Vicingaceae bacterium:
- a CDS encoding imidazolonepropionase: MRVIKKYLLFIFIGCFTLMQAQKLQSSYQAITNAIIHIGNGQVINNGYIVFRGDTIVETGQMGSFQNHYQADVLDVEGSHVYPGFIAMNTILGLTEIDAVRATRDFAETGTFNPNVRTAIAFNAESKIIQTVRTNGVLLAEIAPRGGIFSGTSSVMQLDGWNWEDALVKADVGIHLNWPRYFNRTGWWAEPGPVKKNEKYQENVDKIIQFIEEAKAYCALKDKTERNLRYEAMCGLFTGEKKLFVHAEFAHEITDAVTLLSKYNIPLVIVGGYESWKVTGLLKDKKVPVVLRRIHELPQNDSDPLHLPFEIPYKLYQAGVEFCFQNEGDMEAMQTRNLPFLAGTAAAYGLPYEDAIKALTLTPARILGIDQQFGSLEKGKSATFFISKGDVMDMRTSKITHIYIRGKAIETENFQYRLYEKYARKYGLDPVK; encoded by the coding sequence ATGAGAGTAATCAAAAAATACTTGCTTTTTATTTTCATAGGTTGTTTTACTTTGATGCAAGCCCAAAAGTTGCAATCATCCTATCAGGCCATTACCAATGCCATCATTCATATTGGCAACGGACAGGTGATCAATAACGGATATATTGTGTTTAGAGGAGATACGATTGTTGAAACCGGCCAAATGGGATCTTTTCAAAATCATTATCAAGCCGATGTGTTGGATGTGGAAGGATCGCATGTATATCCCGGTTTTATTGCCATGAATACCATTTTGGGATTGACTGAAATTGATGCAGTGAGAGCCACCAGGGATTTTGCAGAAACCGGAACGTTTAATCCAAATGTCCGCACAGCTATTGCTTTTAATGCTGAGTCAAAAATCATACAAACTGTCAGAACCAACGGTGTGTTGCTGGCAGAAATTGCACCAAGGGGCGGAATCTTCAGCGGGACATCATCAGTGATGCAACTGGACGGATGGAATTGGGAAGATGCACTTGTCAAAGCCGATGTGGGAATTCATCTGAATTGGCCCCGGTATTTTAATAGAACCGGATGGTGGGCTGAGCCTGGTCCCGTAAAGAAAAATGAAAAATACCAAGAAAATGTGGATAAAATTATTCAATTTATAGAAGAAGCCAAAGCTTATTGTGCCTTAAAAGACAAAACAGAAAGAAATCTCCGGTATGAAGCCATGTGTGGGTTGTTTACCGGTGAAAAAAAATTGTTCGTACATGCAGAATTTGCCCATGAAATAACCGATGCCGTTACATTATTGAGCAAATATAATATACCATTGGTGATTGTGGGAGGTTATGAAAGCTGGAAAGTGACCGGGTTGTTGAAAGATAAAAAAGTTCCTGTTGTGTTACGACGTATTCATGAATTGCCGCAAAATGATTCCGATCCTTTGCACCTGCCTTTTGAAATTCCCTACAAGTTATATCAAGCAGGTGTAGAATTTTGTTTTCAAAACGAAGGGGACATGGAGGCCATGCAGACGCGTAATCTTCCTTTTTTGGCCGGCACGGCAGCGGCATATGGCTTGCCTTATGAAGACGCCATTAAAGCATTGACCTTGACTCCTGCCCGAATTTTGGGAATTGATCAACAATTTGGCTCATTGGAAAAAGGTAAAAGTGCCACATTCTTTATTTCAAAAGGAGATGTGATGGATATGCGTACAAGCAAGATCACTCATATTTATATCCGTGGAAAAGCAATTGAAACAGAAAATTTTCAGTACCGACTATATGAAAAATATGCCCGTAAATATGGGTTGGATCCGGTGAAATAA